A segment of the Asinibacterium sp. OR53 genome:
TTGATATGCGCTTTGATGGTCCTGATCTCTAATTCTTTCAGCAGACTCTCCAGCCTTGCCTGGTCTATCTTCTGCTGTTTGTTTTTTTGTATGTAATGATAAGTGAAGTAGATCAGGTTCCACAAAAAAACAAACTGGAAATAAGAAATAGCAAAACGGGATACGATGTTGAAAAAAGAATATTTGGCAGACCGCTTATCTTGTATGTCCATGATCTTTTCGAGACCCACTGCAGTTACGCCGATCAGGAATGCAAAACAAAGTGAGAGCAGGATGACTGTGAGTAATTGTTTTTTAAAAGGATAATCCAATGCGCCCGACCGCCGGATAACCGTGCGCATGAGGTGGGTAAGGAGTAATCCCGATATGGCATGCGTAGCCAGTTGCGCATAAAAATAGTCTTCCCGCCAGGGTAAAATGGTCAGGTATAAAAAGATGTATCCCGCACAATACAACCCCCATCCCGTAAACTGCAATATCCAATATGTGGCAAGATGCTTCTTCATGCTATTGTGAAGTTATTGATTCATGTGAGTTAAAGAAAAGTTTCAAGTGATATGCGGCAAATAATATGGTTGCCCGGTCCGGCCGGGCTTTCCAGTCAATGAAAATAATGCCCAAAAGCCATCTCACATAAAATTTTATAACACTTGCACAAATAGTGATAAATTGACTGCCTAATCAATTTGACATGGCGAAACAATTTTTTGTATTGGTAATGATCGGTTTGTTTTATTCATTGACAGCATCGGCACAGGCAAAGCCCTCATGGAACACCATTTTCAAACACATCAATGATGAAGTACAGTCCCATTCCCAGGCTTACAATACATTGAAAACAGCCACAGGCACCATAGGACACCGCCTTACCGGATCGGCCAATGGCGCTAAAGCAGAAACCTATGCGTATGAACTGTTACAGTCTTATGGATTTAAAGACGTCAGGTACCAGCCTTTTGAAGTGGAGAGCTGGAGCCGCGGAACATTATCACTGACTGTTGGACCGAATAAACAACAATTGAACCCTGTTAAATCAGTAACCCTGGCTCATTCACCGGTAAAAGTAAACCTGACCGATGAGATCGTGGACATGGGAAATGGTTTGGAAGAAGATTATGCTGTGGCACCCGGTAAGGCCAAAGGCAAGATAGCGCTGGTGTACTTGGGAGTATTGGCTGGCTCAAAGGAAGGAACCAGGAGCCTGCATCGTTCAGAAAAAACTGCCATCGCCATCAGACATGGCGCCAAAGGCATCATCGTGATCAATACAGCCGAGGGAGGAATACTCCTGACAGGAACAGCTTCTGTTACAGGCAAACTGATACCCATACCGGCTGTATGCATTGGCAAGGAAGATGGTATGGCATTGAAGACTTTGTTGATGACGGGGAAACAATATGCGCATATCGACATGACCAACTTTTCAGGTATGATCAAAGCGCGGAATGTGATCGCCACCATCAAAGGCAGGAAGATACCCCATGAGAAAATAGTGGTGGGCGGGCACCTTGATAGCTGGGATCTTGCTACAGGCGCCATAGATAATGGCATCGGTTCTTTCTCCGTAATGGATATGGCGCGCACGTTCAAAGTGTTGAAATTGCACCCCGCAAGAACGGTAGAATTTGTATTATTCATGGGCGAAGAAGAAGGCTTGTTGGGATCGAAAGCGTATGTGGCAGCTGCAGTGAAAGACAG
Coding sequences within it:
- a CDS encoding M28 family peptidase — its product is MAKQFFVLVMIGLFYSLTASAQAKPSWNTIFKHINDEVQSHSQAYNTLKTATGTIGHRLTGSANGAKAETYAYELLQSYGFKDVRYQPFEVESWSRGTLSLTVGPNKQQLNPVKSVTLAHSPVKVNLTDEIVDMGNGLEEDYAVAPGKAKGKIALVYLGVLAGSKEGTRSLHRSEKTAIAIRHGAKGIIVINTAEGGILLTGTASVTGKLIPIPAVCIGKEDGMALKTLLMTGKQYAHIDMTNFSGMIKARNVIATIKGRKIPHEKIVVGGHLDSWDLATGAIDNGIGSFSVMDMARTFKVLKLHPARTVEFVLFMGEEEGLLGSKAYVAAAVKDSSIQQLRYMLNYDMTNDPKGYATSAAESKELFESIGAIAHKLDTSFKNSFYAGAGLHSDHQPFMLEGIPTGGGAGGKLPNNAGPCYHADCDNFKLVDEQGMKNTVRFSSMLLYGIADAKTIKAKHFTDAETKTFLIKNNLKEPLQIAGEWRWEN